The proteins below come from a single Eubacterium limosum genomic window:
- a CDS encoding CdaR family transcriptional regulator — translation MLDSKTAQKIADEVMNSLGYNINVMNKNAIIIGSGIVERIGTFHETAMQTIRDCAIYEVTEEDAAKLQGVKAGINMPIVSKDGKVLGAVGITGKPDEVRNIGKLVKMTAELIIEQEESMNQFYRHRNDKELFVTMLLSDSPGMSSEEMKRWGQRMGYNMELPRAACIISIKARPNPGGYERLLDRIKRSKNHSKQDLSVVMSAGYILVFKKLDQTEPWQIEQTLKDYQEHILKHLDREDQQAIRFFIGGYHAGINGYRKSYEDAVAMYHSVSLPQDTALFFSHRRLTEGFYNQMETETRERVLDPYISLLENSFGKGVLDAVLTMKHLLENGFRYEQTANEMFLHKNTVIFRKKKVDQCLGIEPKENMNDLLLMWLIICRYLDQVKE, via the coding sequence TGGGCTATAATATCAATGTCATGAATAAAAACGCCATTATTATCGGCAGCGGGATCGTTGAGCGTATTGGTACCTTCCACGAAACAGCCATGCAGACAATCCGTGACTGCGCCATTTATGAGGTGACGGAGGAGGATGCCGCCAAGTTGCAGGGAGTAAAGGCCGGTATTAATATGCCCATTGTCAGCAAAGACGGGAAAGTTTTGGGCGCTGTGGGGATTACCGGGAAACCGGATGAAGTCCGCAACATTGGAAAGCTGGTAAAAATGACGGCAGAACTGATCATCGAACAGGAAGAATCCATGAACCAGTTTTACCGTCATCGAAACGATAAGGAGCTTTTTGTGACAATGCTGCTCAGCGACAGTCCGGGTATGTCGTCTGAGGAGATGAAGCGCTGGGGGCAGCGGATGGGTTATAATATGGAGCTTCCAAGGGCAGCCTGTATTATTTCCATCAAAGCCAGGCCAAACCCAGGCGGCTATGAAAGACTTCTGGACCGTATTAAGCGTTCAAAAAACCACTCGAAGCAGGATCTTTCTGTGGTAATGTCCGCCGGATATATTTTGGTTTTTAAAAAACTGGATCAAACTGAGCCCTGGCAGATTGAACAGACGCTGAAGGATTATCAGGAACATATTTTGAAGCATCTGGATAGGGAGGACCAGCAGGCCATTCGGTTTTTTATCGGAGGCTACCACGCGGGGATCAATGGCTATCGGAAATCCTATGAGGATGCCGTGGCAATGTACCACAGTGTTTCACTGCCCCAGGATACAGCATTGTTTTTCAGCCACCGACGCTTAACGGAGGGCTTTTATAATCAAATGGAGACTGAGACCCGGGAAAGGGTTTTGGACCCTTATATCAGTCTGCTGGAAAATTCTTTTGGAAAGGGGGTACTGGACGCGGTATTGACCATGAAGCATCTTCTGGAAAATGGTTTTCGCTATGAACAGACAGCCAATGAAATGTTTTTGCACAAAAATACAGTTATTTTCAGAAAAAAGAAGGTAGATCAGTGTCTGGGGATAGAACCAAAAGAAAATATGAATGATTTGCTGTTAATGTGGCTGATTATCTGCCGGTATCTTGACCAGGTAAAAGAATAA
- a CDS encoding SPFH domain-containing protein, which yields MGFIFLLILIIVVVVLVVLNTRIVPQAHAYVIERLGAYHATWETGFHMAIPIIDKISKRISLKESVADFPPQPVITKDNVTMQIDTVIYMQVTDPKFYMYGVDHPMRAIENLTATTLRNIIGDLELDQTLTSRDTINSQMRIILDEATDPWGIKINRVELKNIMPPTEIQNAMERQMKAERERREKILQAEGEKKSAVLVAEGEKEALILQAQAQKEAAILEAEADKEAQIRRAEGEAEAILKVQKATAEGVKMMNEAEPIKEVIAIKSLEAFERAADGKATKIIIPSEIQGLAGLAASLKTLVEDDSKPKIAPRQK from the coding sequence ATGGGTTTTATTTTTCTATTGATCCTGATTATTGTGGTAGTGGTGCTGGTTGTACTCAATACCAGGATTGTGCCGCAGGCACACGCTTATGTTATTGAGCGCTTAGGCGCTTATCATGCCACCTGGGAAACCGGCTTTCATATGGCGATTCCGATTATTGATAAAATTTCAAAACGGATCAGCCTCAAGGAAAGCGTGGCGGATTTTCCACCGCAGCCGGTTATCACCAAGGATAATGTTACCATGCAGATCGATACAGTAATCTACATGCAGGTGACAGATCCGAAATTTTATATGTATGGTGTCGATCACCCGATGCGGGCCATTGAAAACCTTACGGCTACGACGCTTCGTAATATTATTGGGGATCTCGAGCTGGACCAGACCCTGACCTCCAGAGATACCATCAATTCGCAGATGCGGATCATTTTGGACGAGGCAACCGACCCGTGGGGGATTAAGATTAACCGCGTTGAGCTGAAAAATATTATGCCGCCGACCGAGATTCAAAACGCCATGGAACGCCAGATGAAGGCAGAGCGTGAGCGGCGTGAAAAAATTCTCCAGGCAGAGGGCGAAAAGAAAAGCGCGGTACTCGTAGCAGAAGGTGAAAAGGAAGCGTTGATTCTCCAGGCCCAGGCTCAAAAGGAAGCAGCGATTCTGGAAGCTGAGGCTGATAAGGAAGCCCAGATACGCCGAGCCGAAGGGGAAGCAGAAGCGATCCTTAAGGTGCAGAAGGCAACGGCTGAAGGGGTTAAGATGATGAATGAGGCCGAGCCGATTAAAGAGGTAATCGCCATTAAAAGCCTTGAAGCTTTTGAAAGGGCAGCTGATGGGAAAGCGACGAAGATCATTATTCCATCAGAGATACAAGGTCTTGCGGGTTTAGCCGCCTCTCTGAAAACACTGGTAGAGGATGACAGCAAGCCTAAAATTGCGCCTCGTCAAAAATAA
- a CDS encoding IS3 family transposase — MASLNSGRGTPRQRAQMIWELRHEFKLSLLLEIAELPRSTYYYYIKHMKDEDKDNEIRKQITDIFHENKGRYGYRRITMEMHNRGYVINHKTVLRLMNEEKIKCMVRIKKYRSYKGEVGKVAPNLLERDFSTSAPNEKWVTDVTEFSLFGRKRYLSPILDLHSSYLVSYTISERPALSLVLNMARRALSVLPRRAEPILHSDQGWQYQHKQYQKLLKDHSIKQSMSRKSNCLDNAVIENFFGLVKSELLYMKEFDSMDQFKAELIEYLDYYNNRRIKAKLKGLPPAVHRKQALEVS, encoded by the coding sequence ATGGCGAGCCTTAATTCAGGAAGAGGAACGCCAAGGCAAAGGGCGCAAATGATCTGGGAATTAAGGCATGAATTCAAGCTGTCGCTGCTGTTGGAGATAGCAGAGCTTCCCCGTTCTACGTACTATTACTACATCAAGCACATGAAGGACGAGGACAAGGACAACGAGATAAGGAAACAGATCACTGACATATTCCATGAGAACAAGGGACGATATGGCTATCGAAGGATAACCATGGAAATGCACAACCGTGGTTACGTCATCAATCACAAAACCGTTTTGCGATTGATGAATGAAGAGAAGATAAAATGCATGGTACGCATTAAGAAATATCGCTCCTACAAGGGCGAAGTCGGGAAGGTAGCACCGAACCTGCTTGAGAGAGATTTCAGCACCTCGGCGCCGAACGAGAAGTGGGTAACGGACGTCACGGAGTTCTCTCTCTTCGGACGGAAACGCTATCTCTCACCGATACTCGATCTCCATTCGAGCTACCTTGTGAGCTACACTATTAGCGAACGTCCGGCTCTGTCTCTGGTGCTGAACATGGCGAGGCGGGCGCTGTCGGTTCTGCCCCGCAGGGCAGAACCGATCCTCCACTCCGATCAGGGCTGGCAGTACCAACACAAGCAGTATCAGAAGTTGCTTAAAGATCATAGTATCAAGCAGAGCATGAGCAGAAAGAGCAACTGTCTTGACAATGCTGTGATAGAGAACTTCTTTGGACTAGTGAAGAGCGAGCTCCTATACATGAAAGAGTTTGACTCTATGGATCAGTTCAAAGCCGAGCTGATCGAGTACCTTGACTACTACAATAACCGTCGTATCAAAGCCAAGCTAAAGGGCTTACCTCCTGCTGTTCACAGGAAGCAAGCCCTCGAAGTTTCTTGA
- a CDS encoding NfeD family protein, translating into MEGISMVTVWIVLLAVFLIAEILTVGALVSIWFCFGSGAALICALAGGGVGLQTGLFIGVSLILLLLTRPFIKRFIRPKESKTNADRIVGFRAVVLEEIDNLHGTGSIEVDGKIWTARSVMDNDILPAGSEVLVERIEGVKAMVRKYKL; encoded by the coding sequence ATGGAGGGTATCAGCATGGTCACAGTGTGGATCGTACTGCTTGCAGTTTTTTTGATAGCAGAGATTTTAACAGTGGGCGCTCTGGTTTCTATTTGGTTCTGCTTTGGCTCAGGCGCGGCATTGATCTGCGCGCTGGCTGGCGGCGGAGTTGGCCTGCAGACAGGTCTCTTTATCGGTGTCTCCCTTATTCTGCTTTTGTTGACCCGGCCTTTTATCAAACGATTTATCAGGCCAAAGGAATCAAAAACCAATGCGGACCGTATCGTTGGTTTCAGAGCCGTTGTTCTGGAGGAGATTGATAATCTGCATGGTACAGGGAGCATTGAGGTAGATGGTAAGATATGGACCGCCCGCAGCGTAATGGATAACGATATTCTGCCGGCCGGTTCCGAAGTACTGGTAGAGCGGATCGAGGGCGTTAAAGCCATGGTCCGTAAGTATAAACTTTAA